Within the Pseudomonadota bacterium genome, the region ATTTTTTTGTTGAAAAGGTTATTTGAAATAGCTTTATACAATATTTTCTTTAATCCGGTCGGCGAGAATAAGAGCTTTTAACCCGTCCTTACCAGTAACAGACGGTGTTTTCCCGCCTTTTATTGAAGATATAAACTCTGATAGCTCGTCCATAACAGAATCTATTTTCTCTGAAACATGCTCTGTTGTTTCAATATTTCCATTCATATTTTTTATATTGCAAAGGTATTTACCGTTCAATAAATCAATGTATACGTTTCTGTCTGTTTCGAATATAGATATGACTCTCTCTCTTTGCGCAGCTATCCTGCTTGCAAATAAATTTGCGACGCACCCGTTCATAAATTCAATGGTTGTATTTACCATATCCAATGTATCACCTACGAAAGAGACGCCCTGCGCGCGCACGTCCTTGACGTCGTTTTTCGCAATAGAAAGAACGAGATCAATATCGTGAATCATTAGATCAAGTACAACATCTATGTTCGGTGACCTTCCTGTAAAATTGCTTGTTCTGCGGGCTTCAATGAAAAGCGGGTTTTGAACAAAGGGTACAGCATTTTTATATGCAGGATTGAATCTCTCTAAGTGGCCGATTTGAAGAATCAGGTTTTTTATGTCTGCCAATTTTACAAGGTCGCTTGCATCGGCAGTGTCTGACGTTATAGGTTTTTCTATAAAAACATGTATATTGTTTTCTAAAAAAAACTTTGCGATTTCATAATGTGTTTCTGTTGAACTTGCAATTACAACCCCATTTAAATTATTTAAAGTTTTTGTGTAATCCGAAAAAAAAGGGATACTATATTTTTCAGTTATATTTCCGGCTAACGTTTCATCTGTGTCTGCTATTGCTACAACCTGAGCATCTTCAATGGCCAGCAGCTTCTGAAGATGTATCTTTCCCATATGTCCGGCGCCAATTATGGCTATTTTTAACGGCATATACCCCTCTTGGATGATTTTATGAAATTAATCAGTTCGTTTATATTTTCACCCTCAAGCTCATCCTGAATAATTTTCAAAGATGTTTCCAGCGGCAGGGATGACCTGAAAAGGATTCTGTATGCTTTTTTCAGTTTAGAAATTTCTTCTTTTGAAAAGCCGCGACGCTCCAGCCCGACTACATTCAAACCGTATGGCTTTGACCTGCCCCCTGCTGCTATAATAAAAGGCGGGATGTCCTTTGGAACCCCTGTGAGACCGCTTATGAAAGCATATTTACCGATTTTGCAGAACTGGTGTACTGCACAAAGCCCGCCAAATATTACAAAATCATCTACCTCGACATGTCCGGCCAAAGTGGCACAGTTTGCCATTATTATGTTGTTGCCGATATTGCAGTCGTGGGCAATATGCACATAGGCCATAATGAAATTGCCGTTTCCAACCTTTGTAATACCTCCCCCGTGTGGTGTTCCTTTGTTTATTGTTACGTAGTCCTTTATTATATTGTCGTTTCCTATAATTACCTTTGTATCTTCGTCTTTATAAGTTAAATCTTGCGGAGGCCCTCCTATGGATGCGAAAGGGCTTATTGTGCAGTTCTCGCCTATTTCAGTGTTCCCCTGTATTACAATGTGCATTAACAGTTTTGTGCCTTTTCCATTCTTTGCTTTGTCCTCAATTATGCAGTATGGCCCTATATAGACACTTTCATCAATCTCTGCATTTTTATTAATAATGGCAGTAGGGTGTATCAATGTGTGTTCTCCTTATTCCTGTTTTAGCATTGCCATGATTTTTGCTTCTGCAACCAACTCGTTATCAACAAAGGCTTTTCCTTCAAATAACCAAATTTCTCTTCTATGTTTTATTACCTCTACCACAAGCTTCAACTGATCACCGGGTATAACAGGCTTCCTGAAACGTGCATTATCAATGCCTGTAAAGAACACTAAACCCTTTTTATCAGGAAAGGATTTGAATGCCAGTACTCCGCCTGCCTGCGCCATTGCTTCAATAATTAGAACCCCCGGCATAATTGGCTTTTGGGGAAAATGACCTGTAAAAAATGGTTCATTAAAGGTTACATTTTTTAAACCAACGATTTTTTTGGAAGGTTCAAATTCTATGACTCTGTCAAGCAGCAGGAAGGGGTAGCTATGGGGCAATAGCTGCATGATTTCATTAATGTCAATCATTATCAACCTCCATCTGGAGTTTCATTTCAATTCTTTTTATTCTTTTGTTTAACTTTGGAAGATTTTTTAAGTGACCTTGGAATCTTAGCCATTCTTTATGAGGCATATGGGGGTTTCCTGATATAAGTGAGTTCTCCGGCACGTTCTTTGTTATCCCGGTCCCTCCGGCGGCTTTGACGTTGTTTCCGATAACCACATGGTCCCTGACGCCTACCTGACCCGCAAGCACAACATTATTTCCGATAGTTGAGCTCCCGGCAATGCCTACCTGAGAAACGATAATTGAATTCTCTCCGATAGATACATTGTGAGCAATCTGGACAAGATTGTCTATTTTAGCGCCTTTTTTTATAAGAGTTTTACCGAGAGATGCCCTATCTATTGTAACATTCGCGCCGATTTCCACATCATCCTCAATCTCAACAATACCTATTTGAGGAATTTTTACATGCTTTTCTCCGTCCCATATGTAGCCGAATCCATCGCTTCCCAACACTGTTCCACCATGAATTATAACCCTCTTGCCGATAATTACCTTATCATAAATGACCGCATGAGGGTATATAACGGTTTCTTCACCAATTGTCACCTCATCGCCTATATGAACAAAAGGGTAAACTACAACTTTTTTTTCTACAATTGTTTTTTCACCAATATATGCAAAAGGATATATTATAGCGTCATCGGAAATTTGTGACGTTTTTGCAACGAATGCTGAAGGACTTATGCCTTTTTCATTAATCTTCCGGGGATGAAATATTTCCGCAACTTTTGCATATGCCAGTGCAGGGTTTTTTGTAACGATAATATTTTTGCCTTTAAATTCATCTGGGTTTATATCTTTACCAAGAATTATTGCAGATGCCTTACATTCTTTCAGGTACTTTTTAAAACTGTTGTCGACAAGAAATGTAATATCGCCTTCTTTTGCTTCATGTATGCCTGATATACCTGATATGGCAACAAGTCCGTTCCCTGTTAAGTCTCCCTGTATTTTTTCAGCAATTTCCTTTAGACTGATCATTTTTTAATTGTTTTCTTTTTCGCCGTTTCATTATACAGGTTGATCACTTTGTTTGTTATATCTATATTCGGCGAGGCGAAGAGTATGCCTGCCTGATTTTTTTCAAGAATTATTGTGTATTTATCTCTTTCACCCAGTGTTCTGACGACTTCTTCAAGCTCTTTCAGTATTTTCTGTGTGAATTCAGCATCCTTCTGCTGAAGCTCGGTCTGATAATCATTATAAAGTCTCTGGTAATCCTTTAATTTAATCTGATATTGTTTTTCTTTTTCTGCCCTTGCATCAGGTGTTATGGTTGCGCCCTGTTTTTCTATAGCGTCTTTCATCTTTTGCAGTTCATCCTGTTTACTGTCGAGGCTTTTTTTCAATTTTTCAGCTTCCCCGGTAAGGGCATTTTTTGCTTCCTTCCCTTTATCGGATTCAAGCATTACTCTCTGAAGGTTTACATATACGATATTCAGTGCTTGTGCTATCAGGACAGATGGGAGAAAAAGCAATACAACTGCTACAACAGCCAATGAAACTTTCCTCATGTTTCCTCCTTATTAATATTGTGTACCTATAGCAAAATCAAATACATTTCCTCTTTCTCCACTTTTTGGAAAAAGATTAAATCCAATCTCAAGCCGTATTGGACCGACCGGGGAAAACCATCTTATCCCAAATCCCGCTGAAGCTTTCATGTAATCTTGCAGCATAAAACCTTTTGAATCATTAAACCCTGCCCCGGCGTCGTAAAATATTAACCCTTTTAAGCCAAGCGGTTTGTAAATCGGGAATATCCACTCTACATTAAAATAAAGCGTATTTCGACCGCCTATAACTTCATCATCGGTGTCCTTTGGCCCTGCTTCACCATACTTAAAACCCCTTATCGAATTTAAACCGCCAACAAAAAAATTCTCGTAAACAGGTACCCTCTGACCTCCGTAAGGCCTGATAGTACCTGCAGTGCCTTTAAAAAAGAATTCACTGTCCCAAAAACCTGCAGGGATATATTGTCCATAAAAAACAATTAATCTGTAAAAGTTATTATCACCGCCAAAAGGGCCACCGGCAACCTCTACAGAAGCCTCCGAATGTACCCCGATATGGGGTTTTAATATATCATCAATAGTATTTTTTATTAGAGCAAAGGTGAAGCTGCTTGTCAGTTTTGTTCCAGCCTGCTGCACTATATAGTTGGTTGCCGTTGCATCTATATTTGTAACCTCTGTATTTTCCAACCTGTATTTAATGCTTCCCTTTAAATCATCAGTAAAGGGCCGTATGAGAGCTATACTGCCACCCTGCTTTTTATAATCGTATGTGTCCATTATTCTTTTATAGTTAAACAGGCTGAAGCCGGCAGCTAAGTCCATATCAAAAACATAGGGTTCCAAATATGAAAACTGAAATTCCTGTGTAAAAGCACCGAGAGATGCGGCGAGGGAAAGCCTTCTCCCGGTTCCTAAAAAGTTCTCCTGAGAAATGGATCCCGACAAAATTACCCTATCATACGTGCTATAACCAATTCCAAAGTTAATAGTACCTGTTGGCTTTTCTTCAACCGTAAGATCAAGGTTTACCTTGTCAGGTTCATCTGTCTTGATGATTTTGAAATCGGATTCTTTAAAAAATGTAGTATTTTTCAATCTTTTTTTGCTTCTATTGATGTTTGTCGCAGAGAATCTGTCGCCCTCTGCTATTTTTAATACTCGTCGAATTACCTTGTCCCTTGTCTTTGTGTTTCCCAATATATTGATCCTGTTAAAAAATATCTCATTTCCTTTCGTGATGTTGAATGTGATATTTACTTTTTGTGTATCGTCATCAATTAATGTCTGCGGCGAAATATCACAAAAAGCATAACCCTTATCCTGGTATAAATCGGTTATTGTTAAAACGTCGCTATGAAATAATGTTGACCTGAATATATTTCCCGACTTACTTTTCATTTTGCTCAGCAATTCTTCATTGCTTAATAAGACATCTCCATTAAAGCCTAAAGAGCCAATCTTATATATATTGCCTTCTTCAATCGGCAACGTAATATCTATTGACTTCTTATTATCAGAAATCTTAATCACAGGTATGCCTACTTTTGTTCTCACATAGCCCTTATCGCTATAAAATGCTTCAATATTTTTTTTATCCTCATCAAGTACATCTTCGTCAAGGATTCCGGAATTGGTAAACCATGAAAAAATACCCTTTTCTTTTGTTCTCATGTAATCTGTTAACACGCTTTTCTTAAATATTTTGTTGCCGGTAAAGATTATCTTTTTTACAAACGCTTTTTCGGGCT harbors:
- the bamA gene encoding outer membrane protein assembly factor BamA; translation: MIRFRTLSFILLLTILFSFSVGAQEPDKTEKIIKITITGNERIDTGYIMNNIKTKENDPYNPDKIREDMKNIYKTGFFNDVQIDVQDTEKGKVVTFVVIERLPIKAIFISGNKKIKTADLKDKLKVKSGSVLNIEKIKESLDEIRKHYASQGYYAVKVSYEIDYETDYEAKLKFLIDEPEKAFVKKIIFTGNKIFKKSVLTDYMRTKEKGIFSWFTNSGILDEDVLDEDKKNIEAFYSDKGYVRTKVGIPVIKISDNKKSIDITLPIEEGNIYKIGSLGFNGDVLLSNEELLSKMKSKSGNIFRSTLFHSDVLTITDLYQDKGYAFCDISPQTLIDDDTQKVNITFNITKGNEIFFNRINILGNTKTRDKVIRRVLKIAEGDRFSATNINRSKKRLKNTTFFKESDFKIIKTDEPDKVNLDLTVEEKPTGTINFGIGYSTYDRVILSGSISQENFLGTGRRLSLAASLGAFTQEFQFSYLEPYVFDMDLAAGFSLFNYKRIMDTYDYKKQGGSIALIRPFTDDLKGSIKYRLENTEVTNIDATATNYIVQQAGTKLTSSFTFALIKNTIDDILKPHIGVHSEASVEVAGGPFGGDNNFYRLIVFYGQYIPAGFWDSEFFFKGTAGTIRPYGGQRVPVYENFFVGGLNSIRGFKYGEAGPKDTDDEVIGGRNTLYFNVEWIFPIYKPLGLKGLIFYDAGAGFNDSKGFMLQDYMKASAGFGIRWFSPVGPIRLEIGFNLFPKSGERGNVFDFAIGTQY
- the lpxD gene encoding UDP-3-O-(3-hydroxymyristoyl)glucosamine N-acyltransferase; amino-acid sequence: MISLKEIAEKIQGDLTGNGLVAISGISGIHEAKEGDITFLVDNSFKKYLKECKASAIILGKDINPDEFKGKNIIVTKNPALAYAKVAEIFHPRKINEKGISPSAFVAKTSQISDDAIIYPFAYIGEKTIVEKKVVVYPFVHIGDEVTIGEETVIYPHAVIYDKVIIGKRVIIHGGTVLGSDGFGYIWDGEKHVKIPQIGIVEIEDDVEIGANVTIDRASLGKTLIKKGAKIDNLVQIAHNVSIGENSIIVSQVGIAGSSTIGNNVVLAGQVGVRDHVVIGNNVKAAGGTGITKNVPENSLISGNPHMPHKEWLRFQGHLKNLPKLNKRIKRIEMKLQMEVDND
- a CDS encoding Gfo/Idh/MocA family oxidoreductase, translated to MPLKIAIIGAGHMGKIHLQKLLAIEDAQVVAIADTDETLAGNITEKYSIPFFSDYTKTLNNLNGVVIASSTETHYEIAKFFLENNIHVFIEKPITSDTADASDLVKLADIKNLILQIGHLERFNPAYKNAVPFVQNPLFIEARRTSNFTGRSPNIDVVLDLMIHDIDLVLSIAKNDVKDVRAQGVSFVGDTLDMVNTTIEFMNGCVANLFASRIAAQRERVISIFETDRNVYIDLLNGKYLCNIKNMNGNIETTEHVSEKIDSVMDELSEFISSIKGGKTPSVTGKDGLKALILADRIKENIV
- the fabZ gene encoding 3-hydroxyacyl-ACP dehydratase FabZ — protein: MIDINEIMQLLPHSYPFLLLDRVIEFEPSKKIVGLKNVTFNEPFFTGHFPQKPIMPGVLIIEAMAQAGGVLAFKSFPDKKGLVFFTGIDNARFRKPVIPGDQLKLVVEVIKHRREIWLFEGKAFVDNELVAEAKIMAMLKQE
- the lpxA gene encoding acyl-ACP--UDP-N-acetylglucosamine O-acyltransferase; its protein translation is MIHPTAIINKNAEIDESVYIGPYCIIEDKAKNGKGTKLLMHIVIQGNTEIGENCTISPFASIGGPPQDLTYKDEDTKVIIGNDNIIKDYVTINKGTPHGGGITKVGNGNFIMAYVHIAHDCNIGNNIIMANCATLAGHVEVDDFVIFGGLCAVHQFCKIGKYAFISGLTGVPKDIPPFIIAAGGRSKPYGLNVVGLERRGFSKEEISKLKKAYRILFRSSLPLETSLKIIQDELEGENINELINFIKSSKRGICR
- a CDS encoding OmpH family outer membrane protein; translation: MRKVSLAVVAVVLLFLPSVLIAQALNIVYVNLQRVMLESDKGKEAKNALTGEAEKLKKSLDSKQDELQKMKDAIEKQGATITPDARAEKEKQYQIKLKDYQRLYNDYQTELQQKDAEFTQKILKELEEVVRTLGERDKYTIILEKNQAGILFASPNIDITNKVINLYNETAKKKTIKK